The following is a genomic window from Pseudomonas purpurea.
TAGCTGACCTGTCCTCCCGTTTCCGCGAGATCCACTTGCGTATTCCAGGCCGTCAGCGCGGCAATCCGCAAGCCCTCCGCCAGTATCTCCAGCGCCAGCGAGGGTTGTCCCGGTGCACTGCGCGCGGCCTGTTCGGGCAGGTAGGGCACGTGGATGAACCCGCTGCGCACTGCCGAATCGGCGAGTGCGTGTTGCAGGCTGTAGAACACCTGATTGCACACAAAGGTACCGGCGGTTTGCGACACCGAGGCTGGGATGCCCACCGCACGCAGCGCCCTGACCATGGCCTTGATCGGCAGTGTGCTGAAATACGCAGCGGGACCGCCGGGCACCACGGGGCTGTCTATGGGCTGGTGGCCGAGGTTGTCCGGGATGCGTGCATCGTTGATGTTGATCGCCACCCGTTCAATGGACAAATCGCTGCGCCCAGGAGCCAACCCGATGGCGATGGCCATCTGCGGACGATGCTCGGCGAGCAGTTCATTCAAGCAAGCGCCCGCGTTGGCGAATGCGCAGGGCAACTGACGGGCGATGATCCGTACATCGTCGCCCAGTTGGGTGCCATCGAGCAGGCGCACCGCTTCCCAGGAGGGGTTGATCGTGTCTTGATCGAAGGGCTCGAAACCCGTCAGCAGCACAGTACGCATCATTGCCTCACATCAGCAGGTAAAGAAGAACGATATTGACCACCAGCATCATCAACGCGGTAGGCATCTGAGCCTTGATGACGGCGTTCTTGTCGGGCAGTTCCAGCAGGGCGGCCGGAACGATGTTGAAGTTCGCGGCCATCGGGGTCATCAGCGTGCCGCAGTAGCCGGAAAACATGCCGATAGCCGCCATCACCGCCGGGTTGGCGCCGTAAATACCCACGAGTACCGGCACGCCGATGCCGCCGGTCATGACCGGGAAGGCTGCGAAACCATTGCCCATGATCACGGTGAACAACGCCATGCCCAGCACATAGACCATCACCGCCACCAGCCGGAAATCCAGGTTGATGTAGGTGGTGGCAACGTGGGCCACGGCGCTGCCGACGCCGGCCTCGTTGAAAAGCAGCCCGAGCATCGCCAGCATTTGCGGCAGAACCATGGTCCAGCCGAGCGCTTCGGTCAGGCGTCGGGATTCGCGCAAGGCCTGCAACGGAGTGTCGCGGGTCAGCCAGCACGCCAGCGCCAAGGCAATGAGGCAACCCAGGCCCAGGGAAACAAATGTCGTGTTTTTAGGGTCAAGCAGCGGTACGCCGCCAATCTCCGTGTGTTTGAGCAGCACCGAGCCGATCACGGTGGTCAGAGGAATGGCCAAGGCCGGGATGAACAGCTTATGACCCAGCCGACCTGCACTGGCACGGGCCGCTTTGACATGTAGCTCGGCATGAGCGCCTCGGCCCTACGCCGCCAAGGCCGGCGATGACCGCCATCAGCACCACGCCGACGCCCACGGCCACCGAGGGCAGACGATCGCCGATCAGGAAAACCACGGCGAACAGCAACCAAAAGAGGCCACTGGACCAGCGTTTGGGATGGCTGCGGTCAGCCAGGGTCATGCCGGCGGTGATCAGCAACAAAACCCCGGCCAGCCAGTACAGGTATTGAATGGAGATGATCATTGCGCGGTCTCCGCCGGGTAGACATGGCTGTCAGTGGTCGAGAGTTTGCGGGTCAGCATTCGGTCAAACCGGTGCAGGCGCACAGCGTGAATGATGAAGGCGCAGATGGCGGTAGGAATACCCCAGAAAGCGATGTGTAGAGGTTCGACATCAATGCCTGACCCCAGAAGGAAGGTGTGCATCAGCGCAATCGCGCCGAAGGCGACAAAGATGTCCTCACCAAAAAACAGGCCCACGTTGTCGGTGGCGGCGCACATCGCCAGAACTTTGTGGCGAAGCGCTTCCGGCAATTTTCCGTAGCGTTTTTCAGCGGCACCTTCGGCCATTGGCGCCAGGAGCGGGCGAACCATCTGTGGGTGGCCACCGAGGCTTGTCAGGCCCATGGCAGCGGTGCTTTCACGCACAAACAGGTAAATGATCAGCAGGCGCCCGACGGTGGCCCGTTCGAAACGAGCGATCCAGTTTTGCGCATGCAGGCGCAAGCCATGGCGCTCCAGCAAGCCGATGACGGCTAACGGCAACAATAAGATCAGTTGCAAGGCGCGGGTTTCGATGAAGCCATC
Proteins encoded in this region:
- the pcp gene encoding pyroglutamyl-peptidase I, yielding MRTVLLTGFEPFDQDTINPSWEAVRLLDGTQLGDDVRIIARQLPCAFANAGACLNELLAEHRPQMAIAIGLAPGRSDLSIERVAININDARIPDNLGHQPIDSPVVPGGPAAYFSTLPIKAMVRALRAVGIPASVSQTAGTFVCNQVFYSLQHALADSAVRSGFIHVPYLPEQAARSAPGQPSLALEILAEGLRIAALTAWNTQVDLAETGGQVS
- a CDS encoding DUF969 domain-containing protein, encoding MQTVVNLWPLIGVLVIVVGFVLRFNPLLVVTAAAIATGLAANFSLEKILATMGDGFIETRALQLILLLPLAVIGLLERHGLRLHAQNWIARFERATVGRLLIIYLFVRESTAAMGLTSLGGHPQMVRPLLAPMAEGAAEKRYGKLPEALRHKVLAMCAATDNVGLFFGEDIFVAFGAIALMHTFLLGSGIDVEPLHIAFWGIPTAICAFIIHAVRLHRFDRMLTRKLSTTDSHVYPAETAQ